The Tindallia californiensis genome segment AAATACCATGGTTCCGACCCATGTTTACTCACTGAAGGCAATCCACAGAATGCTTCTTTCGCACAACCTCTTACCACCGGATGGTTTTTTCTAAACCTGATGAGACCTTTCACATATTTTAGTAAATCCTCATTCTTTTTTACTTGCTCCCAATTAAGCCAAGATATTTCATTATCTTGACAATAGGCATTGTTATTACCACGCTGAGAATTTGCAAACTCATCTCCCGCTCGAAGCATCGGGGTGCCGTGGCTGGTCAATAGCACCGTCATAGCATTTTTCATCATTCTTTTCCTTAGCTTCTGAATAAACTCATCTTCTGTATCACCTTCTACCCCGCAATTCCAACTATGGTTATGCTCTTCTCCATCTGTATTATCCCATCCGTTCGCCTTGTTATGTTTATTGTTATATGCATATAGATCATATAAAGTAAATCCATCATGACATGTAATAAAATTCACAGACGCCTTGGAACTGCAATTCTCTGATCCATATAAATCCTGAGATCCACTCATTCTGTCTGCCGCAATCTGTGCAAATCCACTATCACCTTTTAGAAACTGCCTCATTTCATCACGATATTTACCATTCCATTCAGACCACCTATTCCAAGAAGGAAAACTCCCTACTTGATAAAGTCCTGCTGCATCCCACGCTTCCGCAATTAGCTTCACCTTTGCCAAGATAGGATCAAATGCAAGATTTTGTAGTAAAGGTGGATTACTCATTGGAGAACCATCTTCATTTCTTCCTAAAATGGCCGCTAAATCAAAGCGAAAACCATCCACTCGATATTCAATAACCCAGTAACGCAAACAGTCTAAAATCATCCGTTGTACAATCGGATGGTTGCAGTTTAAAGTGTTGCCGCATCCACTGAAATTATAATAATAGCCATCCGGCGTTAATATATAATAAATACGGTTATCCAGTCCCTTAAAGGATATATATGGTCCTTTTTCATTTCCTTCTGCAGTATGATTAAACACTACATCTAAAAAAACTTCAATGCCGTTTTCATTAAGTTTTTTTATTAATGTTTTCAGCTCTTTTCCTTCACGATTGTATTCAACATTGGCTGTATAAGCTGTGTTGGGAGCAAAAAAGCTTACTGGGTTATAACCCCAGTAATCATATAATACTTCTCCATCCACTGTTCGCTGATCCATCATTTCGTCAAATTCAAAAATTGGCATTAGCTCTACCGCATTAACTCCCAAATCAATTAAGTAAGGAATTTTTTCCATCAACCCTGCAAATGTTCCTTTATGTTTCACTCCAGAAGAGGCATCTTTCGTATACCCTCTAACATGCAGCTCATAAATGATTAAATCTTGCATAGGGATATATGGTTGTTTGGAGTCTCCCCAGTCAAAATCACTGGTAACGACCCTTGCTCGATACTGTTGTCCATAAGCTGGCTTCTTCCCCCAATCACTCTGCCCTGTAACAGCTCTTGCATAAGGATCTAGTAAATATTTTGATTGATCAAAAATAATCCCTTTCTTAGGATTCCAAGGTCCCTCTACAGAATAGGCGTATTCAAACTCTTCAATATCAAGTCCAAAAACAATCATTGAGTAAACATTTCCAACTCGATATGTTTCTGGAAAAGGAAGAATTGCATAGGGTTCCTTTGCTTCTCGTTTAAATAATACTAATTTTATTGAAGTTGCATCCTGTGAATGAATGGTAAAGCTGACACCACCCGGAATAACCACGGTTCCATTTTCATCATACAACCCTGGCCGTATTGAAAATCCATTGATGACATCTATTGGCTTCATGTGCATTTCAGCTGTTTCATCATGATGACCTCTTTTTATTTGATCCATTTTCACTTCCCGCCTTTCTGGTATTACAAAAGCCAACCCTTGAAAACAGGCTGGCTTGTTATGTCCCACAATCGACTAAACGTTATTCAACTTCTTTATTCCTCCACTTGACCAACAATCTCCATTCTATCCAACACACCAGTCCCATGAGGAGACTTTTCATGTATTTTTTCTGTTAAATCCTGACCTGCCTGAAACTGACCTTGATGATTTCCTTCTTGCCACATACTTGATTCTGTTACATCGTAAACCAGGCCATCAACAACAATATACGCAGATCTACCATCTAAACCATCATACTCAGCTATCTCTTCCATCGTAAATGAAGGAAGCTCTTCATCGATTTTTTCTTCATGTATTTCTTCTGATGTTTCTTCTGGCGGTTCTGTTGCAACTTCTTCTGTAGTGGTATCTGAACAGCCAGCTATCACGAAAAGTAGCAACAACGCCATTAGGATTAGTTTCATTTTTGATGTAGTGAAATACGTTTTCATTTTCCAAAACCCTCCTACTTATCATTATTCTTCTAGTTATTTATTCAGGAAGATGAATCTTTTGTATTAATACCACGATTTAATAATACTAATCATATGAATCCCAATTTGGTGAATCCGCACTACCTTTTTCTTGTATCATTCTTCTTCTCTCTTTGCTTAAAAATAGTAGTACGATCATTAAAAAAATAGATGATCCAAAAAAGATAAGTGGCAAAACACTGATACCATAAATTTCTGCCATTTCACCTACAAACTTTTGAGAAGTCATTCCTCCAACAGAGAGAAAAAAATAAAACCAGGATGTGATCGTTCCTACATGTTTAGGAAAAAACTCTCCAGCTTGTATTAGAAAGATAGGAAACATTCCTGCTAATGCTAAACCAATTCCTATAAGGCTTAGTAATGCAATGATTGGATGATCTGTCTTTAACCATATAGCCGATATCAACATAAAAAACAAGGTTGTATGTAACATAAAAGGCATGTTTCCTATATGATCAGCTATTTTTCCAGCTATTAATCTACCGATGGTAAAGGAAAGCCAAAAAAACGCCGTCACCATACTATACGGAACTATATTCTCATCACCTAGTACGTGCCAATACTCACTAAACCAGGATCCTGCTGTAAACTCCGTCATAGGATAAACAAGAACAAACAGGGATATGCATATAAACGTTAATCCGAAAGGAAAGGATTCTTTTGTATTATTCTCTGTTTCAAAAACTGGCAAAAACTGAATATTCCTCACCATTGATAGCAATATAAACACGAGTATTACAATCGGTACATATCCAAATCGCCAGTTTCCTATGACTAGCGCCAAGCTAGCCATTACAGGAGCTGTGATTGATCCGATGCCAAAAAAAGCATTCATTAAAGAAACTCTTTTACCCGTATGATTTTCACTCGCCATCACGATATAAGCTGAAAGTAAATTTTGAAACGTCCCGTAAGAAAATCCACTAAAGGCTATACCCGCATAAAGAAAGTATTTGTCTGAAGATAAAATGATGAATCCAATGCCTGTCAACCATACTCCAACAGCTACCAAAAGTAATTTTTTCATTTTGAGACATTCTAATAATTTGGTCCTTGCTATAAGGCTTATGATAAAACCTATTTGAAGCACCACCATCACATTTCCAGCTTCCGCATAACTCAGTTCAAAAGTAGCCCGAATATCTGGTAACAATGAAAATATAATATTAACAGCCATTCCGATCGTAAAAAAAGCAAGGCATCCTACATGAAATTCTTTGTTTTTTAACATCACATTCATCTCTACTTTCCTATTATTTATCTAACTGTTTTATTTTTGAATATATTCATGGATCTGGTGAAAAAATTAGTATCCTGTATAAGTATATTCTTTATTGATTGGGTATTAAATAGATCACCTACATTATAGCAGAAGATAAATAAAATAACCTTTAAGTCCCACCTAATAATGATAACCTTCATTTTCTGTACAGAAAACGAACAAAGGAGAGATTCTATGTATTATTGGCTCAGAATATATTTTATAACTATCATTGTGTTTTTTTCTATTGATCTATTATGGCTTGGCCTTATCGCAAAACCTTTTTATCAAAATCAAATAGGATTCTTATTAAGTTCACGGGTTAATTGGCCTGCTGCCGCTACTTTTTATCTGTTGTATATTGGTGGGATGGTTTATTTTGTCCTCCGGCCGGCACTTCAACAAGATAGCTGGATGGTTGCGTTATATACCGGCGCTCTGTTTGGTTTTATCACTTATGCTACTTACGACCTGACTAATCTAGCTACCATTAAAAACTGGCCATTGTTGGTTACAATAGTAGACCTGCTATGGGGTACTTTTCTGGGAGCATCTGTCTCTACCGCTACGTTTCTGATTTTAGAATCTCTTAAATGGAATCAATAGGTCTCACCGGTTGAATTACCTAATCAACATATGGTATGATAATTCTGGATGATCGTTAACGGAAAGGCAATTAAAATGAACGCTGAAAGGGTGGTTCTATGGCTTTTGCATTATCAGAATTGAAATTAACCAGTAGCGCTTTTGAGTTCGGTAAAAAAATTCCTCAGAAGCATACAGGCGAAGGTGTTGACGTCTCTCCTTCATTAAGCTGGCAAAATATCCCTGAAGGAACTAAATCCTTCGCTGTCGTTTGCCATGATCCGGATGCTCCTAAAGTAGAGCCTGGCAACTACGGATTTGTCCACTGGGTACTTTACAATATACCCGGTGATGTTACAACCCTACCGGAAGGTACTGGGGATTTCACAACAGGAATGAATGATTTTGGAAAAGAAGGTTTTATGGGTCCTATGCCTCCAGAAGG includes the following:
- the glgX gene encoding glycogen debranching protein GlgX; translation: MDQIKRGHHDETAEMHMKPIDVINGFSIRPGLYDENGTVVIPGGVSFTIHSQDATSIKLVLFKREAKEPYAILPFPETYRVGNVYSMIVFGLDIEEFEYAYSVEGPWNPKKGIIFDQSKYLLDPYARAVTGQSDWGKKPAYGQQYRARVVTSDFDWGDSKQPYIPMQDLIIYELHVRGYTKDASSGVKHKGTFAGLMEKIPYLIDLGVNAVELMPIFEFDEMMDQRTVDGEVLYDYWGYNPVSFFAPNTAYTANVEYNREGKELKTLIKKLNENGIEVFLDVVFNHTAEGNEKGPYISFKGLDNRIYYILTPDGYYYNFSGCGNTLNCNHPIVQRMILDCLRYWVIEYRVDGFRFDLAAILGRNEDGSPMSNPPLLQNLAFDPILAKVKLIAEAWDAAGLYQVGSFPSWNRWSEWNGKYRDEMRQFLKGDSGFAQIAADRMSGSQDLYGSENCSSKASVNFITCHDGFTLYDLYAYNNKHNKANGWDNTDGEEHNHSWNCGVEGDTEDEFIQKLRKRMMKNAMTVLLTSHGTPMLRAGDEFANSQRGNNNAYCQDNEISWLNWEQVKKNEDLLKYVKGLIRFRKNHPVVRGCAKEAFCGLPSVSKHGSEPWYLEPSGEVHVLGMMYAGRDDKNEKDEIVYIGLNTHWEPQNVRLPDLPEGFVWKCVADTSKRLVEEIYETTDEMPIVENYVMMDPRSTMVLIAAEP
- a CDS encoding cytochrome b5 domain-containing protein, which encodes MKTYFTTSKMKLILMALLLLFVIAGCSDTTTEEVATEPPEETSEEIHEEKIDEELPSFTMEEIAEYDGLDGRSAYIVVDGLVYDVTESSMWQEGNHQGQFQAGQDLTEKIHEKSPHGTGVLDRMEIVGQVEE
- a CDS encoding MFS transporter, whose translation is MNVMLKNKEFHVGCLAFFTIGMAVNIIFSLLPDIRATFELSYAEAGNVMVVLQIGFIISLIARTKLLECLKMKKLLLVAVGVWLTGIGFIILSSDKYFLYAGIAFSGFSYGTFQNLLSAYIVMASENHTGKRVSLMNAFFGIGSITAPVMASLALVIGNWRFGYVPIVILVFILLSMVRNIQFLPVFETENNTKESFPFGLTFICISLFVLVYPMTEFTAGSWFSEYWHVLGDENIVPYSMVTAFFWLSFTIGRLIAGKIADHIGNMPFMLHTTLFFMLISAIWLKTDHPIIALLSLIGIGLALAGMFPIFLIQAGEFFPKHVGTITSWFYFFLSVGGMTSQKFVGEMAEIYGISVLPLIFFGSSIFLMIVLLFLSKERRRMIQEKGSADSPNWDSYD
- a CDS encoding DUF2177 family protein → MYYWLRIYFITIIVFFSIDLLWLGLIAKPFYQNQIGFLLSSRVNWPAAATFYLLYIGGMVYFVLRPALQQDSWMVALYTGALFGFITYATYDLTNLATIKNWPLLVTIVDLLWGTFLGASVSTATFLILESLKWNQ
- a CDS encoding YbhB/YbcL family Raf kinase inhibitor-like protein — its product is MAFALSELKLTSSAFEFGKKIPQKHTGEGVDVSPSLSWQNIPEGTKSFAVVCHDPDAPKVEPGNYGFVHWVLYNIPGDVTTLPEGTGDFTTGMNDFGKEGFMGPMPPEGHGPHYYYFMIFALDENLHLEAGLTLWELFEKIEPHVLGMNRLIGEYERF